Proteins co-encoded in one Candidatus Ozemobacteraceae bacterium genomic window:
- a CDS encoding ATP-binding protein produces the protein MNTSLGPPKQVRLRYKNPRYDRVVRINTETIARKMGFDEDQIFDITLAVEEAYANAIEHASRHGPDLELEIVYHLHGDRIVITVHDSGCGFDAPLNDGRGVPMAGIDCARGRGIALIRMLSDIAEIISEPGLGTLISITKYLKKPVSKPGKAAPKKKPATRKQAHPVKKTVRRAPSARKREERSAC, from the coding sequence ATGAATACTTCGCTGGGTCCGCCGAAACAGGTGCGCCTTCGGTACAAAAATCCCCGATACGATCGGGTCGTGAGGATCAACACAGAGACGATCGCCCGCAAAATGGGCTTTGACGAGGACCAGATTTTCGACATCACCCTGGCCGTGGAAGAGGCCTACGCCAATGCCATCGAACATGCGTCCAGGCACGGTCCCGATCTCGAACTCGAAATCGTCTACCACCTTCACGGTGATCGTATCGTGATTACCGTTCACGACAGCGGCTGTGGGTTTGATGCGCCCTTGAACGACGGCAGGGGAGTCCCCATGGCCGGAATCGACTGCGCCCGCGGCCGCGGAATCGCGCTGATCCGCATGCTGTCGGACATCGCCGAAATCATTTCCGAACCGGGCCTCGGAACGCTGATCAGCATCACGAAATACTTGAAAAAGCCTGTCTCGAAGCCGGGCAAGGCAGCTCCGAAAAAAAAGCCCGCCACGCGTAAGCAGGCCCATCCGGTGAAAAAAACGGTTCGCCGCGCCCCCAGTGCCCGAAAGCGTGAAGAACGGTCGGCCTGCTGA
- a CDS encoding AAA family ATPase — protein sequence MSDQPQSPRSLPPSAQPATGMAAAMPAQTASQMAGSPKWAQEMAEIFKSGSVSQFILYGNINDWVPWKPSPDAALQAMGLRDFLSTVMFAPFEAVITYDRGKGIRCLRGGDLFQSFLKVFDDFHRTGFTGVPAAPTGDPGKLLELGNLLPKEPKRALELIDRFIRNGLFRTRPGADGKPVSDPVRIAVILDYAHFLLPRTDPAYTNPDTVETLIRILDWAADPNINSAFIATCMVAENLTDMNRQVVENPRSAKLRIELPTADEVLSFIETITSDISDFSAICDVDRISLASKLEGLSRLDIQNLIRRAVKNNRRITMEYLRGVKKEMIEKSAGGRIEFVESTKTLDAVAGHTEAVRWMRQDAQLMKRGKLKALPMGYLINGRIGTGKTYLVECFAGEAGVPCVELKNFRDKWVGATEGNLEQVFKILHAMGQVIVFVDEADQMAGKRGGGADDGGLSGRIYGMLAREMADTRNRGRIFWVFATSRPDLLEVDLKRVGRLDVHIPLFSPQTVEGKRELFMSLAKKNKVALDPDDLPEFPDNLDIGGNEMEGIIISASRLLEIQNEGREKHPIGYFVKEAFKTYRPMAHAERLEYMDLIAVVECTDVKFLPEKFAAMDLSTIKRRLDELKHRIAE from the coding sequence ATGTCAGACCAGCCACAGTCCCCGCGCTCCCTTCCCCCCTCCGCTCAACCCGCGACCGGCATGGCGGCAGCAATGCCGGCACAGACGGCAAGCCAGATGGCAGGTTCCCCGAAATGGGCCCAGGAGATGGCGGAAATCTTCAAGAGCGGCTCGGTCAGCCAGTTCATCCTCTACGGCAACATCAACGACTGGGTTCCCTGGAAGCCGTCTCCGGACGCCGCACTGCAGGCGATGGGCCTGCGCGACTTCCTGAGCACCGTGATGTTCGCTCCGTTCGAAGCGGTCATCACCTACGACCGCGGCAAGGGCATCCGGTGTCTCCGGGGCGGGGACCTGTTCCAGTCGTTTCTCAAGGTGTTCGACGATTTTCACCGGACGGGCTTCACGGGGGTACCGGCGGCTCCGACAGGCGATCCAGGCAAGCTTCTCGAGCTGGGCAACCTGCTTCCGAAGGAGCCGAAGCGGGCCCTCGAGCTGATCGACAGATTCATCCGGAACGGCCTGTTTCGCACCCGCCCGGGAGCCGATGGAAAGCCCGTTTCGGACCCTGTCCGCATAGCGGTGATTCTCGATTACGCGCATTTTCTCCTGCCCCGCACGGACCCGGCCTACACGAATCCCGACACCGTCGAGACGCTGATCCGCATCCTCGACTGGGCTGCCGACCCGAACATCAACAGCGCCTTCATCGCGACCTGCATGGTCGCCGAGAACCTGACCGACATGAACCGTCAGGTCGTCGAGAATCCCCGTTCGGCGAAGCTCCGCATCGAGCTTCCGACGGCCGATGAGGTCCTGTCGTTCATCGAAACAATAACGTCTGATATATCGGATTTTTCCGCGATCTGCGACGTCGATCGTATCTCGCTCGCATCGAAGCTGGAAGGGCTTTCCCGTCTCGACATCCAGAATCTCATCCGGCGGGCGGTCAAGAACAACCGCCGCATCACGATGGAGTATCTGCGCGGCGTGAAGAAGGAGATGATCGAGAAATCCGCCGGCGGGCGCATCGAGTTCGTCGAGTCGACGAAGACCCTCGATGCCGTGGCCGGCCATACCGAGGCGGTTCGCTGGATGCGACAGGACGCCCAGCTGATGAAGCGGGGAAAGCTCAAGGCTCTTCCGATGGGGTATCTGATCAACGGCCGCATCGGAACGGGAAAAACATATCTTGTCGAATGTTTCGCGGGCGAGGCCGGCGTTCCGTGCGTCGAGTTGAAGAATTTCCGCGACAAGTGGGTCGGCGCGACGGAAGGCAACCTCGAGCAGGTGTTCAAAATACTGCACGCCATGGGTCAGGTCATCGTCTTCGTCGACGAGGCCGACCAGATGGCCGGGAAGCGCGGCGGCGGGGCCGACGACGGCGGTCTTTCGGGGCGCATCTACGGCATGCTCGCCCGAGAGATGGCCGACACGCGGAATCGCGGCCGGATTTTCTGGGTGTTCGCGACCTCCCGCCCCGACCTGCTCGAAGTCGATCTCAAGCGAGTCGGGCGGCTCGACGTCCATATCCCGCTCTTTTCACCGCAGACGGTCGAAGGCAAACGCGAGCTGTTCATGTCGCTCGCGAAGAAGAACAAGGTCGCCCTCGACCCCGACGACCTTCCGGAGTTTCCCGACAATCTCGATATCGGCGGCAACGAGATGGAAGGCATCATCATCAGCGCCTCGCGCCTCTTAGAGATCCAGAATGAAGGCCGCGAAAAACACCCGATCGGCTATTTCGTGAAGGAAGCGTTCAAGACGTATCGGCCGATGGCACATGCGGAGCGGCTCGAATACATGGATCTCATCGCCGTCGTCGAGTGCACCGACGTCAAGTTCCTGCCGGAGAAATTCGCCGCGATGGACCTCTCCACGATCAAGCGCCGCCTCGACGAACTGAAACACCGCATCGCCGAATAG